In one Candidatus Binatia bacterium genomic region, the following are encoded:
- the purL gene encoding phosphoribosylformylglycinamidine synthase subunit PurL — MGRVAEKALSQTALTPEVIAAHGLTDEEYRKIVDLLGREPNYTELGVFSVMWSEHCSYKSSRLFLKRLPTEGKAVIQGPGENAGVVDIGSGLAAVFKMESHNHPSFIEPYQGAATGVGGILRDVFTMGARPVASLNSLRFGSFDHPRTRYLLGGVVAGIGGYGNCIGVPTVGGEVFFDESYNANILVNAFTLGIAKKQRIFKGRATGVGNPVIYVGAKTGRDGIHGATMASESFSDESEKKRPTVQVGDPFTEKLLLEACLELMKGDLGDLIVGIQDMGAAGLTSSSVEMADRAGTGVELELSRVPLRETGMSPYEILLSESQERMLLVAKKGREAEVKKIFQRWDLDAVVIGKVTKDRTFRALFNGVEVARIPVAALTSAAPVYQRPAERPVALDEIQRLNLDEIPAPANLETALKLLLDSPNIASKEWVYRQYDHLVRSNTVVGPSADAAVIRIKGVKQGLALTVDGNGRYCFLDPYVGGILAVSEAARNLAAVGARPIGLSDCLNFGSPERPEVMWQFSQVIEGMRAACAALGVPVVSGNVSFYNETDGVPIYPTPTIAMVGLLPRVERHVTPWFKTVGDVIVLLGRTREELGGSEYLKIVHGLVKGTPPWIDLRLERAVQQACINAIEKGIVRSAHDVSDGGLAVALAECSISGPDKPLGARIELREMMRGDALLFGESQSRIVVSVREKDLARLRQIAAEEGAPMQVLGEVGGSRLSIQSLVQLPVEEMRSIWVHSLERRLKGKDEG; from the coding sequence ATGGGCCGGGTAGCCGAAAAAGCTTTGTCCCAGACCGCGCTCACTCCCGAGGTCATCGCCGCCCATGGTCTCACGGACGAGGAGTACCGGAAGATCGTCGATCTTCTCGGACGCGAGCCGAACTACACCGAGCTCGGCGTCTTCTCGGTCATGTGGTCGGAGCATTGCAGCTATAAAAGCTCCCGTCTGTTCCTCAAACGACTTCCCACCGAAGGCAAAGCCGTGATCCAGGGGCCGGGAGAGAACGCCGGCGTCGTCGACATCGGCAGCGGTCTTGCCGCGGTCTTCAAGATGGAGAGCCACAACCATCCGTCGTTCATCGAGCCGTACCAGGGCGCGGCGACCGGCGTCGGCGGCATCCTGCGCGACGTCTTCACGATGGGGGCGCGGCCCGTCGCTTCTCTCAACTCGCTCCGCTTCGGCAGCTTCGATCATCCGCGCACGCGCTATCTCCTCGGCGGCGTCGTCGCGGGCATCGGCGGCTACGGCAACTGCATCGGCGTGCCGACCGTCGGCGGCGAAGTTTTCTTCGACGAATCCTACAACGCCAACATTCTGGTCAACGCCTTCACGCTCGGCATCGCCAAGAAGCAGCGCATCTTCAAGGGCCGTGCGACCGGAGTCGGCAACCCGGTGATCTACGTCGGCGCCAAAACCGGACGCGACGGCATTCACGGGGCGACGATGGCGTCCGAATCGTTCTCGGACGAGTCCGAGAAAAAAAGGCCGACGGTCCAGGTCGGCGATCCGTTTACGGAGAAGCTCCTGCTGGAAGCCTGCCTGGAGCTGATGAAAGGCGATCTGGGTGATCTCATTGTGGGCATTCAGGACATGGGCGCCGCCGGCCTCACCAGCTCGTCGGTGGAGATGGCGGACCGGGCCGGGACCGGCGTCGAACTCGAGCTGTCGCGCGTGCCGCTGAGAGAAACCGGCATGAGCCCTTACGAGATCCTGCTCTCGGAATCCCAAGAACGGATGCTCCTGGTGGCGAAAAAAGGCCGCGAGGCGGAGGTCAAGAAAATTTTTCAACGCTGGGACCTGGACGCGGTCGTGATCGGCAAGGTGACGAAGGACCGGACCTTCCGCGCCCTCTTCAACGGCGTCGAGGTCGCGCGGATTCCGGTAGCGGCGCTGACGTCCGCAGCGCCGGTTTACCAGCGACCGGCGGAGCGCCCGGTGGCTCTCGACGAGATTCAAAGGCTCAACCTAGACGAGATTCCGGCGCCGGCGAATCTGGAGACGGCGCTGAAGCTCTTGCTCGATTCGCCCAACATCGCGTCGAAGGAATGGGTTTACCGGCAGTACGACCACCTGGTGCGGAGCAACACGGTCGTCGGGCCTTCGGCCGACGCGGCGGTGATCCGGATCAAAGGCGTGAAGCAGGGGTTGGCCCTCACCGTGGACGGCAACGGGCGCTATTGCTTCCTCGATCCCTACGTCGGCGGAATTCTTGCCGTGTCGGAAGCGGCGCGCAATCTCGCCGCGGTCGGCGCGCGCCCGATCGGCTTGAGCGACTGCCTCAACTTCGGCAGCCCGGAGCGGCCGGAGGTGATGTGGCAGTTTTCCCAGGTCATCGAGGGCATGCGCGCCGCCTGCGCCGCCCTCGGAGTGCCGGTTGTGAGCGGCAACGTGAGCTTCTATAATGAAACCGATGGAGTGCCGATTTACCCCACGCCGACGATCGCGATGGTCGGTCTCCTGCCCAGGGTCGAGCGGCACGTCACGCCCTGGTTCAAGACGGTAGGGGACGTTATCGTGCTTCTCGGCCGGACGCGCGAGGAGCTCGGCGGCAGCGAGTATCTGAAGATCGTTCACGGGTTGGTCAAAGGGACGCCGCCGTGGATCGATTTGCGGCTGGAGCGGGCCGTGCAGCAGGCGTGCATCAACGCGATCGAGAAGGGGATCGTTCGCTCCGCGCACGACGTTTCCGACGGCGGCCTGGCGGTCGCGCTCGCGGAATGCTCGATCTCCGGGCCGGACAAGCCGCTCGGCGCGCGGATCGAGCTGCGCGAGATGATGCGGGGGGACGCGTTGCTCTTCGGCGAGTCTCAGTCGCGCATCGTCGTTTCGGTCCGGGAAAAAGATCTGGCGCGGCTCCGGCAAATCGCCGCCGAGGAGGGAGCGCCGATGCAGGTGCTCGGCGAGGTCGGAGGGTCGAGGCTGTCGATTCAGTCGCTCGTGCAGTTGCCGGTAGAAGAGATGCGGTCTATATGGGTGCACAGCCTGGAGCGGCGGCTGAAGGGAAAGGATGAAGGATGA
- the purB gene encoding adenylosuccinate lyase, translated as MIARYTRPEMGRIWTEENQFQKWLEVEVLATEALAELGQVPKSAAARIRKKARFNVARIRKIEAEVKHETIAFLSSVAEYVGGDARYIHVGMTSSDVIDTAFALQLKEASAILIEDVKDLIKILRRQAFKYKNVPMIGRTHGVHAEPITFGLKLALWHEEMKRNLERLQSAAAEVSVGKISGAVGTFAQISPKVEAYVCRKSGLKAAPVSNQIIQRDRHAVFFATLAVIAGSLEKFAVEIRHLQRTEVQEAEEPFTAGQKGSSAMPHKRNPVLSENISGLARLMRSYAMAALEDIALWHERDISHSSVERVIAPDATILLDYMLGRIAYVLGDLAVYPENMRRNLQKSGGAIFSERVLLRLVDKGIARDRAYRMVQRHALKVGKEGGDLKRELMGDPEIRRYLSAREIEDSLDLKHYLKNVDTIFKRVF; from the coding sequence ATGATTGCACGTTATACTCGACCTGAGATGGGCCGGATCTGGACCGAGGAAAACCAGTTTCAGAAATGGCTCGAAGTTGAGGTGCTAGCTACAGAAGCGCTGGCCGAGCTTGGACAGGTGCCAAAGAGCGCCGCCGCACGCATCCGAAAAAAGGCCCGCTTCAACGTCGCGCGCATCCGCAAGATCGAGGCGGAGGTCAAGCACGAGACGATCGCGTTTCTAAGCTCGGTGGCGGAGTACGTCGGCGGCGACGCGCGCTACATCCACGTCGGGATGACTTCCTCGGACGTGATCGACACGGCGTTTGCGTTGCAGCTCAAGGAAGCGTCCGCCATTCTCATCGAGGACGTCAAAGATCTGATCAAAATACTGCGGCGCCAGGCATTCAAATACAAAAACGTTCCGATGATCGGCCGCACGCACGGCGTCCACGCCGAGCCCATCACGTTCGGACTCAAGCTCGCGCTGTGGCACGAGGAGATGAAGCGCAACCTGGAGCGCTTGCAGAGCGCCGCCGCCGAGGTCAGCGTCGGCAAGATTTCCGGCGCGGTGGGAACTTTCGCCCAGATCTCGCCCAAGGTCGAAGCTTACGTCTGCCGGAAGAGCGGTCTCAAGGCCGCGCCGGTCTCGAATCAGATCATCCAGCGCGACCGCCACGCGGTTTTCTTCGCCACATTGGCCGTCATCGCCGGCTCCCTCGAAAAATTCGCCGTCGAAATTCGCCACCTGCAGCGGACCGAGGTCCAAGAGGCGGAGGAGCCATTCACGGCCGGGCAAAAAGGCTCGTCGGCCATGCCGCACAAGAGAAACCCGGTGCTGTCGGAAAATATTTCCGGCCTTGCACGGCTCATGCGCTCCTACGCCATGGCCGCGCTCGAAGACATAGCGCTGTGGCACGAGCGCGACATCAGCCATTCCTCGGTCGAGCGCGTGATCGCGCCCGACGCCACGATCCTGCTCGACTACATGCTCGGCCGGATCGCCTACGTGCTCGGCGATCTCGCCGTCTATCCGGAAAACATGAGGCGCAACCTCCAGAAGAGCGGCGGCGCGATTTTTTCCGAGCGGGTCTTGCTTCGATTGGTCGATAAAGGCATCGCGCGCGACCGGGCCTACCGCATGGTCCAGCGCCACGCGCTCAAAGTCGGCAAAGAGGGCGGCGATCTGAAGCGTGAGTTAATGGGCGATCCGGAGATCCGGCGCTATCTCTCCGCCCGCGAGATCGAGGACAGCCTGGACTTGAAGCACTATCTCAAGAACGTCGATACGATCTTCAAACGGGTGTTTTAA
- the purQ gene encoding phosphoribosylformylglycinamidine synthase subunit PurQ produces the protein MRWGVIVFPGSCDDHDVYDCLKRVLKQKVEFLWHKDRLNRNIDCVVLPGGFSYGDYLRCGAMGRFSPIMRDVIEFAGRGGLVLGICNGFQTLCEAGLLPGALVRNASLQFVCRPVYLRVEETDTPFTSAAKKGQLLKLPVKHGEGCYYADDVTLKRLNKNRQVLVRYVDAKGRPTPAANPNGSIDNIAGVCNEGRNVFGLMPHPEDASEKILGSEDGLKIFSSIAAAGGKREKKAWAG, from the coding sequence ATGCGCTGGGGAGTGATCGTGTTTCCCGGATCGTGCGACGACCACGACGTCTACGACTGCCTGAAGCGCGTGCTCAAGCAAAAGGTCGAGTTTCTCTGGCACAAGGACCGTCTCAACCGCAACATCGACTGCGTCGTGTTGCCGGGCGGGTTTTCCTACGGCGATTATCTCCGCTGCGGCGCGATGGGCCGCTTCTCGCCGATCATGCGGGACGTGATCGAGTTCGCCGGCCGCGGCGGACTCGTGCTCGGCATCTGTAACGGCTTTCAAACCCTCTGCGAGGCCGGCCTCCTTCCCGGAGCGCTCGTGCGCAACGCGTCGCTCCAATTTGTCTGCCGGCCGGTTTATCTCCGCGTCGAAGAGACCGACACGCCGTTTACCTCGGCGGCGAAAAAAGGACAGCTCTTGAAGCTTCCCGTGAAGCACGGCGAGGGCTGCTACTACGCGGACGATGTCACGCTCAAGCGCCTCAATAAAAACCGCCAGGTCCTGGTTCGTTACGTGGATGCCAAAGGCCGGCCGACGCCCGCCGCGAACCCCAACGGATCCATCGATAATATTGCCGGCGTCTGCAACGAGGGACGAAACGTATTCGGACTGATGCCGCATCCGGAGGACGCGAGCGAGAAAATCCTCGGCAGCGAGGATGGACTCAAAATCTTTTCTTCGATCGCCGCCGCGGGCGGCAAGCGCGAGAAGAAGGCATGGGCCGGGTAG
- the dut gene encoding dUTP diphosphatase has product MEEVRIQIKRVRTREEEFSLPAYMTEGSVGMDLGADLDEDLILQPLARALIPTGIAVALPLGFEAQIRPRSGLALRDGVTLVNSPGTIDSDYRGEIQLIAINLGKEPVVIRRGQRVAQMIVQRVCRVKWQEVEELPASERQGGGFGHTDKK; this is encoded by the coding sequence ATGGAGGAGGTCCGGATTCAAATCAAGCGTGTGCGCACGCGGGAGGAAGAGTTTTCCCTTCCGGCCTATATGACCGAAGGCTCGGTAGGAATGGACCTCGGGGCGGACCTGGATGAGGATTTGATCCTTCAGCCGCTGGCGCGCGCGTTGATCCCGACCGGCATTGCGGTAGCCTTGCCGCTCGGCTTCGAGGCCCAGATTCGGCCGCGCAGCGGCTTGGCGCTGCGTGACGGGGTCACTCTCGTCAATAGTCCGGGAACGATCGATTCCGACTATCGCGGCGAGATTCAGTTGATCGCCATCAATCTGGGAAAAGAGCCGGTCGTCATTCGCCGCGGCCAGCGGGTCGCGCAGATGATCGTGCAGCGCGTCTGCAGAGTGAAGTGGCAGGAGGTCGAGGAACTGCCGGCCTCGGAGAGACAAGGAGGCGGGTTCGGCCACACGGATAAAAAATAA
- the purS gene encoding phosphoribosylformylglycinamidine synthase subunit PurS: protein MRVKIFISFKDGVLDPQGKAVERSLHTLGYGEVRDVRMGKYLEIELEAAARETAEARVREMCDKLLANPVIEDYRFEIQE from the coding sequence ATGCGTGTTAAAATTTTTATCTCGTTCAAGGACGGCGTGCTGGACCCGCAGGGCAAGGCGGTCGAAAGATCGCTGCACACGCTCGGCTACGGCGAGGTCCGGGACGTGAGGATGGGAAAATATCTCGAGATCGAGCTGGAGGCCGCTGCGCGCGAGACGGCGGAGGCGCGCGTGCGCGAGATGTGCGACAAGCTGCTCGCCAATCCCGTGATCGAGGATTATAGATTCGAAATTCAGGAGTAA